The DNA segment agggcgctcgactactgatccggagttcccgggttcgaactagaccgcggcggctgcgtttttatggaggaaaaacgctaaggcgcccgtgtgctgtgcgatgtcagtgcacgttaaagatccccaggtggtcgaaattattccggagccctccactacggcacctcctcttcctttcttctttcaatccctcctttatcccttcccttacgcacGAGCAAATGGCCAAACACAACACTTCCGGAATCCATTGGTTATGTTACTGATGTTTCCTGATCGTTCAAAGGCTTTGCTTACCAGCTCACCTACATTCTTCATCGTGATGCGACTCCCAATGTTGCTCAGCAGCCGCTCCCAGCATGCGTTGTTTTAGGCAGCTTTGAAGGCTTTGAAAAAGCTTGCGTGAAGTGGCTGTAGCTTGTGTGTTTGATCCAAGCTGCTTCTTGCAAAGCACGTATGGACCATGCGTCTCCAGTCGTTTTGCTCGCCATCGAAGAGTATCCTTAGTCACAGGGAAGGCTTTCGGTGCAGCGCGAATAGAAAGTTTTCGCTGGCGCACGCTTTCTAGACCCTTCTTcatccggcctggtgctcggctattctAGGATTAATTCTGGGGAAAAGGGCCCTCGACCAAGCTGCTGCTTTCAGTTCGGCGATTCATATTGGCCTCGCTCCATTCAGCCCTCGTCGTCTTTCGTTTGTTCGCGCGGGCCATTCTAGAAAATCAGACAAAAAAATCAGAGCTAAAGAATGCACTTTGCGCGAGCAGAGACTGCAGTTGTTTGGTCCGAGCGACGAACTGTCGTGTTTTGCCCCTTGCATAGGCTCCTACTCAGTGAATTCCATAGTTATGAAGATTGCCACATAGGGAACTGTAATTGTTTCCACAGCTAGCCAATGAGATGCAGTAACAGCAGAAATACGTACCCTGTCGCAGTAGTTCACGGCTACGCTGCTGCACAGGTCCAAAGAAACGGGACGTCAGAATTTCGCACCATTTTGGCGGGACAGTCACTTCACGAGAGTCGCTCCAGAATTTTTTCCGGAAGTGGACAAAGCAAGAATCCCGCCGTTCTTAACATACAATTAGTGGACACTTAGCGGCATCTAATGGCGGTTCAAGAAACCTACTTAATCTAAAGAAGTTTGCGCTAGATGTCGCTAGACGATACATGTCTCATTTTGCCTCATGTCTTATTTTACCCCGCCCGACCCTATATATGTATATAACACCCGCGAGGTGACACCTcttcctctaccccagcggagcacatctggtcgAGCGagtggcgacggcagcggcgtcgacggcggcgccatctgttagagcgcggctgcggcgttgctaggcaacggcggctcaaggtcgttcattGGCCACGGCACACGGAATACGgtatacggctgaagtgcgcgacgagccgaaatggctcgctggctggcgtagtaaagctttggCGTTAAAAACGCCGATGTATTCTGAGAGCTTTTCCAGTACCCCGGAGCCCTGTGCCTTCACAGCACTGTTAAAAGCCTCGCGTAGGAGGCACAGTCATTTGGCGTTACCGTGAATTAACATTCACATCATAACGAATATTTTAAAGCCATACCTTTTACGCTATGTTCCGAGGATTGCGCCGAGTGCGTTGCATTaagcttcctttcttctttcagtccctccattatgccttcccttacggcgcggttcaggtgtccaacgatatatgagagacatactgcgccgtttcctttccccaaaaaaccaattattattagtgaGCTTCAGCCGCTCCGGAGCAGCGCCTaaaccgatgaagagcgggagcttcgaaagcaaaggaaaggcgcataactgcgacagtgaacaccTCAGTAGCGCTTTAAGCTAGCTGGCGGTAGTGACaagtgtgcgctgcatgcgttggcattaacgttatgacaaaaacgcggcactgaagctatagaccgtctgcgttcattgtgttcattggctttggcgttcaCAACGTTCTACACTCCGatgattttaaggcgaaagcctttaatggatTATCGTTGTTtatccgtccgtccgcgaaatctgtcacactatagctgtcaatcaaacgcggttcgggtgtccatcgagatatgagaCAGGAGCATTCCCTTCcttaaaagtaattttcattttccttcccttacggcggagttcaggtatccaccgagatatgtgagacaggcgtcatttcctttccttaaattgtccaacgggcaaggcgtcgcgccgaacgggcgatggcattccgtggaccccttggcaacgctgtaaCACGCTGTCGCGGCCCAACCCAGACGcttcctgaacgccgatctggaagggtGCCGTCTAAACGCTCTTTGCAGtcagtctttaatcaacatcttcacggcacatcagcgacacaagcagcaacaccgcgctaacggatttcgcctcaccgcacttaagGTCAGCAAAGTAGCCTTCagaatttttgaggaaagcaagggcgaataactggcaccctgggtcagtggacgcctcaatcgcgtaTTGAGGTACGCggaggtggtgagagagatgtcggctgcatgcattagcgctgacaacgttgtggcagacacgtagCACTGCAAcactaggccacagcgttcattgggtgcgCAACCTCCGATCaaccattcatttaactgccatggtggcagggtgggcgcgctgcctgacGTGTCCATaacacactcaacgttagagacgccaagccgcgtctagttgcgcGATACGCCACAGCGTTCGCTCTGTAACCAGGCTGAGCGGTAGTTAacccgtttttttcttcttttctctttgtgCATTCAAAGCGTGAAGAGCCGGAGTACTTCCCACTTTCAAGGTGACGACCCCTATTACGCGATGGAACGAGTGGAACAGTTCGGAGATCCATGGTTCCTGCTCCTCGCCGAAGACTACATCGTCCTGAAGCTCGAGACACCGTGGCCGGCAGACGTCCCGCTTCCTGGCGGTTACTCAATGCGCGACAACGATGGCCGCCTGCTGGTGACAAACCAGGCCTCTCTTGTCTCGGCAACGAACTCCCTGCGCGAGACGAGAATCTCGGAAGCCCTGTTTGCCGGATGCGCGGCCTTCGAGTCCTCGAACGTGTATGAGGCCTCCGCGAGGGAGGTGCTAAGATTCGCCGGCAAGGTATGCATCGTGCACAACAGGGACACGATCTTCAGGCTCATTCGCATGTTCCCCAACGCCAAGGTTCTTTCCCTACCGCATGACCTGTGCGTCCATGCCGTGGAACTGGATGAACCGTACAGAATCCGCGGGGCGCCGCTTGTGCCGACTTCTGAACTGAGGGAGTTGGAAGGCAGCACGCGGATAGGATGCGCCAGCAGCTTACTCTTCACCGAGGAGACAGTGTTGCAAATCCTGCACACGTGCCCGAACGTAAGTGTTGCCGTCGAATTCTCCACGAGCCGTTTCTAGCGGAAGCAATGGTGTTGTGGTAAACTGAGTCCGTCAAATGGACGCCGGGAGTGACGGCGCCAAAAGGAGCCCCATATAGGACGTATAAAGGCGTCATCCATCGCAGCTTTATTGATGCGTCTTTTTCTGAACCGAAGCTGTATCACAGTGAGCATAGAGCTTATTCGACGGTGTGATTAGAACTTTGAGTGCATGCCGTCTGACTCAAGCGTTACACGCTAGCTTTGAAACAGGGATTTGTGACCGTGAGCACTCGTTATCTTTCATATATTGCCACACGAGCTTTCCTGTCCTGTAGACCTGTGACACAAAATATCGGCAGGCGCGTAATGAGAATGCACTTCAAGGGCCCACGAACGTTTTCAAGCTTAGCATCTGCTTCCTCTTGCACAGGTGCGCCGCTTCGACGTTGCATCTGTCCAGCGAGCTTTCCTGCAGTTGGCGAAGTCGAGCCCTCCGGGTGGGCGTCACAATGCCTCCAATTTCACTCACCTCATGTTGGGCTTTGAGGCGAAGATCTCCAACTGCGGCCATGTGTTCACCGCAGGAGCCGACGATGTTCAGCTCGCAGCAGGGAAATTTCCACTTCTTGAAGTGCTCCAGGTATTGTGCACATTATAATACGAAGCAACCTTCCATATAGCAGAGATTACAAGTAATCGTATCACTTATAGTGGACCCCTGAATCGCACCGTGAGGTGAGTATAGACGAGGTCTGacaagagggagagagaaatgaGTCATCTTATAAGGCGTAAAGCTCACGTTGCCCACAACTCTTCAACCATTCCTACCGAATAAAAAGGTGAATGACCGTGAGTTAGCGCCGGTCAGTCTTAAGCACGTGACCGAAGTCGTACAATCGTAAAAAGTTTTCTACCGCTTAGCGTCGTTTGACGTGCACTGTCATTTAAGAGTACGCGAGCGTTTTGAAGCGaacgcttcactacgctacctcgtaacgatttagCGGTGCTAGCGGTTTTGgccaagtgagccagaggtcaaacctctTACGACGCGGCTCGagtgtccaccaatatatgtgagacagttactacgccatttcctttcctcaaaaacggttcgggtgtccaccgatacatgtgagagttactgcgccattccctttcataaaaaccaattttaaaaaattggctgtggtttagctctggttaaccctagctgaattgcgAAGGCTtcatttcctcggcacgtcgtctacgcagcgtctcattccgacgctctcgagaactcaaaccggtctctttcgcagtcccgggttcgaacccgaccgcggcggctgcgtttttatggaggaaaaacgctaaggcgcccgtgtgctgtgcgatgttagtgcacgttaaagatccccaggtggtcgaaattattccggagccctccactacggcacctcttcgtcctttcttctttcactccctcctttattccttcccttacggcgtggttcaggtgtccaatgatatatgagacagatactgcgccatttcctttccccaaaaaccaattaatattattattattattattattattattattattattattattattattattattattattattattattattattattattattattattattattattattattattattattattatttcgcagttgaagagtcacccCAGGACGTGGCACGGCTTCTAGCCgtatcttcgttacgacgcttctcgagtcgtgcggcacgttcttctgccgtctcttgagcgcgttctctcttcctcgcttcgttatttcgttgttgcctctctttcgcgctctccataacgactagaatcgactaaggcgaagcgcatatgtaaataccccccgcgaggcgacacctcctctccatttaccccagcggagcacatctggtggagcgagcggcgtcgacggcagcgCCATCTTTTGGAGCGCGGCTGttgtgttgctaggcaacggcggctcaatgTCGTTCGTCGGCCGCGGcgtacggctgaagtgcgaccatgCGACGAGCCGAGCTAGCTGCCTGGCTGGCGtatagtgttgctttcgcaacaaaaccaaccttcaattttcttcgaaactaaaggaaaggcgcataactgggcCCCTGGGACAGtcgacacctcagtcgcgctttaagctacgtggccgTTGTGACAGATGCCCGCTAAGGAGGAGCTGTGGGGGCTTCCTGACGTTAGGGGGCTGGGATCTAGGGTCTCtcgcacatgtggcgagggctccttgccaccgggggtatctgttgctaaaccgtcgtcgtcgcttctgATTACGTGGTTGTTGCAACGCGCATCTTTTCTTTGAATCTTCCCTGTCCTATCTTCCAAcactcctactgtctgcacgaggctgggattgtggctcagcttgagccagtgggcaggcccgtggaCTTTCCTTTCgattcttcctgcagtcgcaacaacaacagatGTGCGCTCCAtgcgttggcgttcacaacgtTGTATCAGAAACGCGACACTGAAGCTATAGACTGTCGGTGTTCTTTGTGTTAATTGGCGTTAacgttgacaacgctctagactccAATGACTTTGAAGAGGAAGGCGAATAACTGGCTCCCCGGGGCACTGGACGcatcagtcgcgctttgaggtacgtggtggtggttaGAGAGATGTACGTGgtctgcatgcattagcgctgacaacgttgtggcagatacCCGCCACTGCAGCAGTAAGCCTCAGCGTTAATTGGATGACCAACCTCAACCTCTCGCGgtgaaccattaatttaaacGCCACCTGGCAAGGTGGCCGCGTTGCCTAtccggtgtgcggaacgcactcaacgtcacGCGCCAAGCCGCGTATACACTTACCCGAtataccacagctttcgctctctaatcaggTTAAGCAGTAGTTGAAaggcagctatttttttttaactgatagCACCATGCTGGATATTCGCCGGAATAGGTAGCATCGCAGTCAGCTTCGTGGTATCGTTTAGCGGAAAATTGACGTTGGCCAGCTGTTCAAACAGCACTGATTAGGAAATCTTAACCCCCAATCGACATGCAGGCCTTGGCTGCTGCCGTAATCACGGGGTTCTGATGTAGGCCTGGGCGTTGTGGCGATCATGGGGACAACTGTGGGTGGCGTTCTAGACCTGTCTGTCACTTCCTTGTCGCTGGGAACACGGGAAATTTCGGGGGTTCATTTTTGCGGTTTCAGCACTTAACGACAGTGACGATTAGTTTTAGGTTATGCATAGATCGCTATGAAGCGTCTGTAAAGCTTATGAAGCGTCTCTATCGAGTGATGCTTTGGAAAAATTCTGGCTGGCATCTTATGACTTACAACAATCCTGTAAACGCGCTCATGTAAGCTAACGCATTATGCGCGAACGCTTGTAGGCTGTAGGACTCAGGTCATGGATATCCCGACCGGTATATGTTTGCTGATGTCGCGACAGCCTGTGCACGTAGAAAGATATCCGAGATAAAGGTAGGATTGCTCAAAGAGCACggttttaaagtgaaagctttactacccTCCGTAGCGTCACcgtgttggttggttggttgtgaaactttatttccagcggatatagaggagcgacacgaagtcgccccccgcttaaacggcggccgctatcccttgggcagcggcggcgtcttcagccagctggaggagcttgatctgtatccccgggtcggggctgagcaatagagcctcccaatgagcagagtcggtaatgaagtgactcgcgggtagggactgcgggcagttccagatcatatgatttagatcggctttcgcatcacaatttttgcatttgtttgagtagagtccttccgaatagaagctacacaattggggatttggataggtgttagtttgaagtttacgccaggctttggcctgttgcttggagagcgttttatctgctggggggaatctgagtcttgcaagcctgtagtgctgcaggatttctctgtaagaaaacaacctgtccttgccagagtatagggcgggtgggctgcacgacccagctcggcgggacagttctcgagctaggttatgagccgcctcattaccagcaagggaagcatgagcaggcgtccagattaggcgaatgcgccgcgtgggctgataatttcgcagaatccgtgctgcttgtggggagattcttccaaacgtgtagttacgtatagccaattttgagtcgctgacaatggtttctgccgaggatcccacaatggctagagcaatggctgtttcttctccaacatgtgtgtgctgagtgcgtacaGTGCCcgcagttatgagtgtaccacgttccgtggggaccacagctaccatcttgtcagcccaagaatctgccgcatctacatataccacagaggtatcattaagaaagcgtttgcctaatgatttggctctctctgtacgacgttcagcgtggaaatctgggtgcatgttccgaggtagtggaggaatgaccagaagctggcgtatatgtttgggaaggtcagttgtgggtccgccttgtcgttggtatgttatgcctagtgtggacagaatgtgtctgccagttggtgtggccgatagtcgttcgtactgcgagacggttaccgcttcaataatctcgcttagggtgttatgaagaccgagacctaacactttctcagtcgctgtgtgcatgggtagcccaactgcctgtttgacgcattttttgattatggcctccactttttctttgtCAGCtcacttgagatgtaggtaagggcatacgtaagctatgctgcttatcacaaaggcttgtactaaacggagagtattgctttccttcaagcccgagtggcggttactaatgcggcgaatgagtcgcataatttgctgcgaggttccctgaagcttccgaattacgtcaccattgaagccgtgttcttgtagaattaggcccaagattttaattttgggcactcgaggaatggggactccgcgaatactgagttcgatggccggtggggtttgcgcaagggatctgatgttgcggaatatgagaaattcagatttggctggagagcactgcagccccctagggtctacatagttccccacgatatctattgcatgctgtagtctctcctcgatttcggcatcattgccctcggcggtccacaaggtgatatcgtcagcatagaggctgtggtggagttgcggaacctgcgctaataggtgtggaagtttcaacattgcaacgttgaagagaaatggtgataggaccgatccctgcggggtgcccttgttgccgaggggaaagtcatgcgagtggagacctcctacttgaaaatgcgcctttctacctgaaagaaagtcgcggatatagttgaaggtgcgggctcccaccccgagttcatgaaggttctccaagatcgcatcatgtctgacattgtcaaaggccttttccaggtcaagtccaagaattattcttgtgtcccgcgtttttgcctcaataatctgatgcttgagctgaagcattacatcctgcgtagaaagttttggtcgaaatccaatcatggttggagggtacagctcgttctcctccataaaccggttgatgcgggtatgaactacgtgctccatgagcttacctacacaagacgtgagcgaaatcggcctgaggttctcaaggctgagtgccttccctggctttgggatgagaatgatctctgccgttttccatatttgagggatggagccctccgaccaacatttctgcatatactcagttagtgattgtagcgacacttcatccaggttgcggaggatcttgttggatactgcatcggggccagtggcggatttgcagtttagcctggcaatctctgccctaacctcatccacagtaatgggggagtcgatctgcgtgttttccggaccagcataatctgggaaggcttggataggagcattgccaatatatctatctttaagttcaaggaaaaggtcctctggtgggcctgcatactcatgcacaagcttctgcaggttctgcctctgggtggttctgctacctgtagggtcaagtagatgacggagcaagtgccaagtcttagagactcccatattgcgatccatttggttgcatatgtcatcccagttttgttgagtaagtttagctgcatgatcctcgatctccttgtttagcctagctattcttctgcg comes from the Amblyomma americanum isolate KBUSLIRL-KWMA chromosome 1, ASM5285725v1, whole genome shotgun sequence genome and includes:
- the LOC144116457 gene encoding uncharacterized protein LOC144116457, which gives rise to MERVEQFGDPWFLLLAEDYIVLKLETPWPADVPLPGGYSMRDNDGRLLVTNQASLVSATNSLRETRISEALFAGCAAFESSNVYEASAREVLRFAGKVCIVHNRDTIFRLIRMFPNAKVLSLPHDLCVHAVELDEPYRIRGAPLVPTSELRELEGSTRIGCASSLLFTEETVLQILHTCPNVRRFDVASVQRAFLQLAKSSPPGGRHNASNFTHLMLGFEAKISNCGHVFTAGADDVQLAAGKFPLLEVLQVIVGSLPAFAAISAFRYLRSLSVSLAASVRFADVGAELQSLLKTWPRMESLSLWCCGGLRLASLTMLCPKLKTLRLVSCEISSDDTPLDYGAFPQLRTVQLCVKLPMVVFDGFFYATSGTLRNLLIAGDAICRGFLHLCCLHDRQISFPCLEELTLDTALTVVALQLKPERLHHLLNSLPALRHLSTDSYDLRLFVENYCVPRGSVSLSWCECVYCAVHRPCDGNSAKDAVVIRDCLGLPM